A part of Colius striatus isolate bColStr4 chromosome 13, bColStr4.1.hap1, whole genome shotgun sequence genomic DNA contains:
- the LOC104558527 gene encoding H(+)/Cl(-) exchange transporter 5 isoform X1 — protein sequence MTSHSRKGWGSLGLEALAMDQKGYHRGSFQSSTSDEDLLEIAGASLDFSMADDDPPLDREMGGFSSYNGGGMNGTSTMMDFLEEPLPGVGTYEDFNTIDWVREKSRDRDRHREITSRSKESTWALIHSVSDAFSGWLLMLLIGLLAGSLAGLIDISAHWMTDLKEGVCLAGFWFNHEHCCWKSDTTFTDRDKCLEWKSWSQLILGHGEGAFAYILNYFMYVIWALLFSLLAVLLVKGFAPYACGSGIPEIKTILSGFIIRGYLGKWTLIIKTITLVLAVSSGLSLGKEGPLVHVACCCGNILCHLFTKYRKNEAKRREVLSAAAAAGVSVAFGAPIGGVLFSLEEVSYYFPLKTLWRSFFAALVAAFTLRSINPFGNSRLVLFYVEFHTPWHLLELVPFILLGIFGGLWGAFFIRSNIAWCRRRKTTKLGKYPVLEVFVVTALTALLAFPNEYTRMSTSELISELFNDCGILDSSKLCEYVNDFNSTKGDDLPDRAAGPGVYTAMWQLALALVMKVFITIFTFGMKVPSGLFIPSMAVGAIAGRLLGVTVEQLAYYHHDWAIFSGWCSQGADCITPGLYAMVGAAACLGGVTRMTVSLVVIMFELTGGLEYIVPLMAAAMTSKWVADAIGREGIYDAHIRLNGYPFLEAKEEFSHKTLAMDVMRPRRNDPPLTVITQDSMSVEDVETIINETTYSGYPVVVSRESQRLVGFVLRRDLIISIENARKKQDGIVSTSVIYFTDHSPPLPPSSPSMLKLRSILDLSPFTVTDQTPMEIVVDIFRKLGLRQCLVTHNGKLLGIITKKDVLKHIAQLANQDPDSILFN from the exons GATTTTCCTCATATAATGGAGGAGGGATGAATGGCACAAGCACAATGATGGATTTCCTGGAGGAACCTCTTCCAGGTGTGGGCACCTACGAAGATTTTAACACTATAGATTGGGTACGAGAGAAGTCCAGGGACCGGGACAGGCACAGAGAG ATCACTAGTAGAAGTAAAGAATCCACCTGGGCACTGATACACAGCGTGAGCGATGCTTTTTCTGGGTGGTTGTTGATGCTTCTCATTGGGTTGTTGGCAG GTTCCTTAGCAGGTCTGATAGACATTTCTGCCCACTGGATGACAGATTTGAAAGAAGGAGTGTGTTTAGCAGGCTTCTGGTTTAACCACGAGCACTGCTGCTGGAAATCCGACACGACCTTTACGGACAGAGACAAGTGTCTCGAGTGGAAGAGCTGGTCCCAGCTGATCCTTGGCCATGGAGAG gGGGCTTTTGCATATATCCTCAACTACTTCATGTACGTTATCTGGGCCTTGCTGTTCTCCCTGCTTGCTGTGTTACTTGTGAAGGGGTTTGCTCCTtatgcctgtggctcagggatCCCAGAG ATCAAAACTATCTTAAGTGGCTTCATCATTAGAGGCTACCTGGGCAAGTGGACGCTGATCATCAAAACCATCACCCTGGTGCTGGCAGTGTCCTCTGGGCTGAGCCTAGGCAAAGAGGGACCCTTGGTGCACGTggcctgctgctgtgggaacaTCTTGTGTCATCTCTTCACCAAATACAGGAAGAACGAAGCGAAGCGCAGGGAG GTTTtatcagcagctgcagctgctggtgtgTCTGTAGCTTTTGGTGCACCGATTGGAGGAGTGCTCTTTAGCCTGGAAGAG GTCAGTTACTACTTTCCCCTCAAGACGCTGTGGCGGTCCTTCTTTGCTGCTCTGGTCGCTGCCTTCACCCTCCGCTCCATCAACCCTTTTGGGAACAGCCGACTGGTTCTCTTCTATGTGGAGTTCCACACGCCCTGGCACCTCCTGGAGCTTGTGCCCTTCATCCTTTTGGGCATATTTGGTGGGCTTTGGGGAGCTTTCTTCATTCGCAGCAACATCGCCTGGTGCAGGCGGCGCAAGACTACCAAGCTTGGCAAATACCCCGTGCTGGAGGTGTTTGTGGTGACTGCCCTCACGGCTCTTCTGGCCTTCCCCAATGAGTACACCAGGATGAGCACCAGTGAGCTCATTTCCGAGCTCTTCAATGACTGTGGGATTTTGGACTCGTCCAAGCTCTGTGAGTACGTGAATGATTTCAACAGCACCAAAGGGGATGACCTACCGGACCGAGCTGCTGGCCCTGGTGTTTACACTGCCATGTGGCAGCTGGCTTTGGCCCTGGTCATGAAAGTCTTCATCACCATCTTCACCTTTGGCATGAAG GTGCCGTCGGGGCTGTTCATCCCCAGCATGGCCGTGGGGGCCATCGCCGGCCGCCTGCTCGGCGTAACCGTGGAGCAGTTGGCTTATTACCACCATGACTGGGCCATCTTCAGCGGCTGGTGCAGCCAAGGAGCCGACTGCATCACGCCCGGCCTCTACGCCATGGTTGGGGCTGCGGCCTGTCTGG GTGGGGTGACCCGGATGACCGTGTCGCTGGTGGTCATCATGTTTGAGCTCACCGGTGGGCTGGAGTACATCGTTCCCCTGATGGCAGCGGCCATGACCAGCAAGTGGGTGGCCGATGCCATTGGGCGAGAGGGCATCTACGACGCCCACATTCGCCTCAACGGGTACCCTTTCTTGGAAGCCAAAGAAGAGTTCTCCCACAAGACACTGGCCATGGATGTCATGAGGCCCCGGAGGAACGACCCTCCTCTGACTGTCATCACTCAGGACAGCATGAGCGTAGAAGATGTTGAGACCATCATCAACGAAACCACGTACAGTGGCTATCCCGTGGTGGTGTCACGGGAGTCCCAGAGGCTTGTCGGCTTCGTCCTCAGGAGAGACCTCATCATTTCAATCG AAAATGCCCGGAAGAAGCAGGATGGGATTGTGAGCACTTCAGTTATTTATTTCACTGACCACTCTCCTCCGCTGCCTCCGAGCTCTCCCTCGATGCTGAAACTCAGGAGCATCCTGGACCTCAGTCCTTTCACAGTGACAGACCAAACCCCCATGGAAATCGTCGTGGATATCTTCCGCAAGCTGGGGTTGCGCCAGTGCCTGGTTACTCACAACGG GAAGCTGCTCGGCATCATTACCAAAAAGGATGTATTAAAGCACATTGCACAGCTGGCTAACCAGGACCCGGATTCCATCCTCTTCAATTAA
- the LOC104558527 gene encoding H(+)/Cl(-) exchange transporter 5 isoform X3 yields the protein MTDLKEGVCLAGFWFNHEHCCWKSDTTFTDRDKCLEWKSWSQLILGHGEGAFAYILNYFMYVIWALLFSLLAVLLVKGFAPYACGSGIPEIKTILSGFIIRGYLGKWTLIIKTITLVLAVSSGLSLGKEGPLVHVACCCGNILCHLFTKYRKNEAKRREVLSAAAAAGVSVAFGAPIGGVLFSLEEVSYYFPLKTLWRSFFAALVAAFTLRSINPFGNSRLVLFYVEFHTPWHLLELVPFILLGIFGGLWGAFFIRSNIAWCRRRKTTKLGKYPVLEVFVVTALTALLAFPNEYTRMSTSELISELFNDCGILDSSKLCEYVNDFNSTKGDDLPDRAAGPGVYTAMWQLALALVMKVFITIFTFGMKVPSGLFIPSMAVGAIAGRLLGVTVEQLAYYHHDWAIFSGWCSQGADCITPGLYAMVGAAACLGGVTRMTVSLVVIMFELTGGLEYIVPLMAAAMTSKWVADAIGREGIYDAHIRLNGYPFLEAKEEFSHKTLAMDVMRPRRNDPPLTVITQDSMSVEDVETIINETTYSGYPVVVSRESQRLVGFVLRRDLIISIENARKKQDGIVSTSVIYFTDHSPPLPPSSPSMLKLRSILDLSPFTVTDQTPMEIVVDIFRKLGLRQCLVTHNGKLLGIITKKDVLKHIAQLANQDPDSILFN from the exons ATGACAGATTTGAAAGAAGGAGTGTGTTTAGCAGGCTTCTGGTTTAACCACGAGCACTGCTGCTGGAAATCCGACACGACCTTTACGGACAGAGACAAGTGTCTCGAGTGGAAGAGCTGGTCCCAGCTGATCCTTGGCCATGGAGAG gGGGCTTTTGCATATATCCTCAACTACTTCATGTACGTTATCTGGGCCTTGCTGTTCTCCCTGCTTGCTGTGTTACTTGTGAAGGGGTTTGCTCCTtatgcctgtggctcagggatCCCAGAG ATCAAAACTATCTTAAGTGGCTTCATCATTAGAGGCTACCTGGGCAAGTGGACGCTGATCATCAAAACCATCACCCTGGTGCTGGCAGTGTCCTCTGGGCTGAGCCTAGGCAAAGAGGGACCCTTGGTGCACGTggcctgctgctgtgggaacaTCTTGTGTCATCTCTTCACCAAATACAGGAAGAACGAAGCGAAGCGCAGGGAG GTTTtatcagcagctgcagctgctggtgtgTCTGTAGCTTTTGGTGCACCGATTGGAGGAGTGCTCTTTAGCCTGGAAGAG GTCAGTTACTACTTTCCCCTCAAGACGCTGTGGCGGTCCTTCTTTGCTGCTCTGGTCGCTGCCTTCACCCTCCGCTCCATCAACCCTTTTGGGAACAGCCGACTGGTTCTCTTCTATGTGGAGTTCCACACGCCCTGGCACCTCCTGGAGCTTGTGCCCTTCATCCTTTTGGGCATATTTGGTGGGCTTTGGGGAGCTTTCTTCATTCGCAGCAACATCGCCTGGTGCAGGCGGCGCAAGACTACCAAGCTTGGCAAATACCCCGTGCTGGAGGTGTTTGTGGTGACTGCCCTCACGGCTCTTCTGGCCTTCCCCAATGAGTACACCAGGATGAGCACCAGTGAGCTCATTTCCGAGCTCTTCAATGACTGTGGGATTTTGGACTCGTCCAAGCTCTGTGAGTACGTGAATGATTTCAACAGCACCAAAGGGGATGACCTACCGGACCGAGCTGCTGGCCCTGGTGTTTACACTGCCATGTGGCAGCTGGCTTTGGCCCTGGTCATGAAAGTCTTCATCACCATCTTCACCTTTGGCATGAAG GTGCCGTCGGGGCTGTTCATCCCCAGCATGGCCGTGGGGGCCATCGCCGGCCGCCTGCTCGGCGTAACCGTGGAGCAGTTGGCTTATTACCACCATGACTGGGCCATCTTCAGCGGCTGGTGCAGCCAAGGAGCCGACTGCATCACGCCCGGCCTCTACGCCATGGTTGGGGCTGCGGCCTGTCTGG GTGGGGTGACCCGGATGACCGTGTCGCTGGTGGTCATCATGTTTGAGCTCACCGGTGGGCTGGAGTACATCGTTCCCCTGATGGCAGCGGCCATGACCAGCAAGTGGGTGGCCGATGCCATTGGGCGAGAGGGCATCTACGACGCCCACATTCGCCTCAACGGGTACCCTTTCTTGGAAGCCAAAGAAGAGTTCTCCCACAAGACACTGGCCATGGATGTCATGAGGCCCCGGAGGAACGACCCTCCTCTGACTGTCATCACTCAGGACAGCATGAGCGTAGAAGATGTTGAGACCATCATCAACGAAACCACGTACAGTGGCTATCCCGTGGTGGTGTCACGGGAGTCCCAGAGGCTTGTCGGCTTCGTCCTCAGGAGAGACCTCATCATTTCAATCG AAAATGCCCGGAAGAAGCAGGATGGGATTGTGAGCACTTCAGTTATTTATTTCACTGACCACTCTCCTCCGCTGCCTCCGAGCTCTCCCTCGATGCTGAAACTCAGGAGCATCCTGGACCTCAGTCCTTTCACAGTGACAGACCAAACCCCCATGGAAATCGTCGTGGATATCTTCCGCAAGCTGGGGTTGCGCCAGTGCCTGGTTACTCACAACGG GAAGCTGCTCGGCATCATTACCAAAAAGGATGTATTAAAGCACATTGCACAGCTGGCTAACCAGGACCCGGATTCCATCCTCTTCAATTAA
- the LOC104558527 gene encoding H(+)/Cl(-) exchange transporter 5 isoform X4 — protein sequence MNGTSTMMDFLEEPLPGVGTYEDFNTIDWVREKSRDRDRHREITSRSKESTWALIHSVSDAFSGWLLMLLIGLLAGSLAGLIDISAHWMTDLKEGVCLAGFWFNHEHCCWKSDTTFTDRDKCLEWKSWSQLILGHGEGAFAYILNYFMYVIWALLFSLLAVLLVKGFAPYACGSGIPEIKTILSGFIIRGYLGKWTLIIKTITLVLAVSSGLSLGKEGPLVHVACCCGNILCHLFTKYRKNEAKRREVLSAAAAAGVSVAFGAPIGGVLFSLEEVSYYFPLKTLWRSFFAALVAAFTLRSINPFGNSRLVLFYVEFHTPWHLLELVPFILLGIFGGLWGAFFIRSNIAWCRRRKTTKLGKYPVLEVFVVTALTALLAFPNEYTRMSTSELISELFNDCGILDSSKLCEYVNDFNSTKGDDLPDRAAGPGVYTAMWQLALALVMKVFITIFTFGMKVPSGLFIPSMAVGAIAGRLLGVTVEQLAYYHHDWAIFSGWCSQGADCITPGLYAMVGAAACLGGVTRMTVSLVVIMFELTGGLEYIVPLMAAAMTSKWVADAIGREGIYDAHIRLNGYPFLEAKEEFSHKTLAMDVMRPRRNDPPLTVITQDSMSVEDVETIINETTYSGYPVVVSRESQRLVGFVLRRDLIISIENARKKQDGIVSTSVIYFTDHSPPLPPSSPSMLKLRSILDLSPFTVTDQTPMEIVVDIFRKLGLRQCLVTHNGKLLGIITKKDVLKHIAQLANQDPDSILFN from the exons ATGAATGGCACAAGCACAATGATGGATTTCCTGGAGGAACCTCTTCCAGGTGTGGGCACCTACGAAGATTTTAACACTATAGATTGGGTACGAGAGAAGTCCAGGGACCGGGACAGGCACAGAGAG ATCACTAGTAGAAGTAAAGAATCCACCTGGGCACTGATACACAGCGTGAGCGATGCTTTTTCTGGGTGGTTGTTGATGCTTCTCATTGGGTTGTTGGCAG GTTCCTTAGCAGGTCTGATAGACATTTCTGCCCACTGGATGACAGATTTGAAAGAAGGAGTGTGTTTAGCAGGCTTCTGGTTTAACCACGAGCACTGCTGCTGGAAATCCGACACGACCTTTACGGACAGAGACAAGTGTCTCGAGTGGAAGAGCTGGTCCCAGCTGATCCTTGGCCATGGAGAG gGGGCTTTTGCATATATCCTCAACTACTTCATGTACGTTATCTGGGCCTTGCTGTTCTCCCTGCTTGCTGTGTTACTTGTGAAGGGGTTTGCTCCTtatgcctgtggctcagggatCCCAGAG ATCAAAACTATCTTAAGTGGCTTCATCATTAGAGGCTACCTGGGCAAGTGGACGCTGATCATCAAAACCATCACCCTGGTGCTGGCAGTGTCCTCTGGGCTGAGCCTAGGCAAAGAGGGACCCTTGGTGCACGTggcctgctgctgtgggaacaTCTTGTGTCATCTCTTCACCAAATACAGGAAGAACGAAGCGAAGCGCAGGGAG GTTTtatcagcagctgcagctgctggtgtgTCTGTAGCTTTTGGTGCACCGATTGGAGGAGTGCTCTTTAGCCTGGAAGAG GTCAGTTACTACTTTCCCCTCAAGACGCTGTGGCGGTCCTTCTTTGCTGCTCTGGTCGCTGCCTTCACCCTCCGCTCCATCAACCCTTTTGGGAACAGCCGACTGGTTCTCTTCTATGTGGAGTTCCACACGCCCTGGCACCTCCTGGAGCTTGTGCCCTTCATCCTTTTGGGCATATTTGGTGGGCTTTGGGGAGCTTTCTTCATTCGCAGCAACATCGCCTGGTGCAGGCGGCGCAAGACTACCAAGCTTGGCAAATACCCCGTGCTGGAGGTGTTTGTGGTGACTGCCCTCACGGCTCTTCTGGCCTTCCCCAATGAGTACACCAGGATGAGCACCAGTGAGCTCATTTCCGAGCTCTTCAATGACTGTGGGATTTTGGACTCGTCCAAGCTCTGTGAGTACGTGAATGATTTCAACAGCACCAAAGGGGATGACCTACCGGACCGAGCTGCTGGCCCTGGTGTTTACACTGCCATGTGGCAGCTGGCTTTGGCCCTGGTCATGAAAGTCTTCATCACCATCTTCACCTTTGGCATGAAG GTGCCGTCGGGGCTGTTCATCCCCAGCATGGCCGTGGGGGCCATCGCCGGCCGCCTGCTCGGCGTAACCGTGGAGCAGTTGGCTTATTACCACCATGACTGGGCCATCTTCAGCGGCTGGTGCAGCCAAGGAGCCGACTGCATCACGCCCGGCCTCTACGCCATGGTTGGGGCTGCGGCCTGTCTGG GTGGGGTGACCCGGATGACCGTGTCGCTGGTGGTCATCATGTTTGAGCTCACCGGTGGGCTGGAGTACATCGTTCCCCTGATGGCAGCGGCCATGACCAGCAAGTGGGTGGCCGATGCCATTGGGCGAGAGGGCATCTACGACGCCCACATTCGCCTCAACGGGTACCCTTTCTTGGAAGCCAAAGAAGAGTTCTCCCACAAGACACTGGCCATGGATGTCATGAGGCCCCGGAGGAACGACCCTCCTCTGACTGTCATCACTCAGGACAGCATGAGCGTAGAAGATGTTGAGACCATCATCAACGAAACCACGTACAGTGGCTATCCCGTGGTGGTGTCACGGGAGTCCCAGAGGCTTGTCGGCTTCGTCCTCAGGAGAGACCTCATCATTTCAATCG AAAATGCCCGGAAGAAGCAGGATGGGATTGTGAGCACTTCAGTTATTTATTTCACTGACCACTCTCCTCCGCTGCCTCCGAGCTCTCCCTCGATGCTGAAACTCAGGAGCATCCTGGACCTCAGTCCTTTCACAGTGACAGACCAAACCCCCATGGAAATCGTCGTGGATATCTTCCGCAAGCTGGGGTTGCGCCAGTGCCTGGTTACTCACAACGG GAAGCTGCTCGGCATCATTACCAAAAAGGATGTATTAAAGCACATTGCACAGCTGGCTAACCAGGACCCGGATTCCATCCTCTTCAATTAA
- the LOC104558527 gene encoding H(+)/Cl(-) exchange transporter 5 isoform X2: MDQKGYHRGSFQSSTSDEDLLEIAGASLDFSMADDDPPLDREMGGFSSYNGGGMNGTSTMMDFLEEPLPGVGTYEDFNTIDWVREKSRDRDRHREITSRSKESTWALIHSVSDAFSGWLLMLLIGLLAGSLAGLIDISAHWMTDLKEGVCLAGFWFNHEHCCWKSDTTFTDRDKCLEWKSWSQLILGHGEGAFAYILNYFMYVIWALLFSLLAVLLVKGFAPYACGSGIPEIKTILSGFIIRGYLGKWTLIIKTITLVLAVSSGLSLGKEGPLVHVACCCGNILCHLFTKYRKNEAKRREVLSAAAAAGVSVAFGAPIGGVLFSLEEVSYYFPLKTLWRSFFAALVAAFTLRSINPFGNSRLVLFYVEFHTPWHLLELVPFILLGIFGGLWGAFFIRSNIAWCRRRKTTKLGKYPVLEVFVVTALTALLAFPNEYTRMSTSELISELFNDCGILDSSKLCEYVNDFNSTKGDDLPDRAAGPGVYTAMWQLALALVMKVFITIFTFGMKVPSGLFIPSMAVGAIAGRLLGVTVEQLAYYHHDWAIFSGWCSQGADCITPGLYAMVGAAACLGGVTRMTVSLVVIMFELTGGLEYIVPLMAAAMTSKWVADAIGREGIYDAHIRLNGYPFLEAKEEFSHKTLAMDVMRPRRNDPPLTVITQDSMSVEDVETIINETTYSGYPVVVSRESQRLVGFVLRRDLIISIENARKKQDGIVSTSVIYFTDHSPPLPPSSPSMLKLRSILDLSPFTVTDQTPMEIVVDIFRKLGLRQCLVTHNGKLLGIITKKDVLKHIAQLANQDPDSILFN, encoded by the exons GATTTTCCTCATATAATGGAGGAGGGATGAATGGCACAAGCACAATGATGGATTTCCTGGAGGAACCTCTTCCAGGTGTGGGCACCTACGAAGATTTTAACACTATAGATTGGGTACGAGAGAAGTCCAGGGACCGGGACAGGCACAGAGAG ATCACTAGTAGAAGTAAAGAATCCACCTGGGCACTGATACACAGCGTGAGCGATGCTTTTTCTGGGTGGTTGTTGATGCTTCTCATTGGGTTGTTGGCAG GTTCCTTAGCAGGTCTGATAGACATTTCTGCCCACTGGATGACAGATTTGAAAGAAGGAGTGTGTTTAGCAGGCTTCTGGTTTAACCACGAGCACTGCTGCTGGAAATCCGACACGACCTTTACGGACAGAGACAAGTGTCTCGAGTGGAAGAGCTGGTCCCAGCTGATCCTTGGCCATGGAGAG gGGGCTTTTGCATATATCCTCAACTACTTCATGTACGTTATCTGGGCCTTGCTGTTCTCCCTGCTTGCTGTGTTACTTGTGAAGGGGTTTGCTCCTtatgcctgtggctcagggatCCCAGAG ATCAAAACTATCTTAAGTGGCTTCATCATTAGAGGCTACCTGGGCAAGTGGACGCTGATCATCAAAACCATCACCCTGGTGCTGGCAGTGTCCTCTGGGCTGAGCCTAGGCAAAGAGGGACCCTTGGTGCACGTggcctgctgctgtgggaacaTCTTGTGTCATCTCTTCACCAAATACAGGAAGAACGAAGCGAAGCGCAGGGAG GTTTtatcagcagctgcagctgctggtgtgTCTGTAGCTTTTGGTGCACCGATTGGAGGAGTGCTCTTTAGCCTGGAAGAG GTCAGTTACTACTTTCCCCTCAAGACGCTGTGGCGGTCCTTCTTTGCTGCTCTGGTCGCTGCCTTCACCCTCCGCTCCATCAACCCTTTTGGGAACAGCCGACTGGTTCTCTTCTATGTGGAGTTCCACACGCCCTGGCACCTCCTGGAGCTTGTGCCCTTCATCCTTTTGGGCATATTTGGTGGGCTTTGGGGAGCTTTCTTCATTCGCAGCAACATCGCCTGGTGCAGGCGGCGCAAGACTACCAAGCTTGGCAAATACCCCGTGCTGGAGGTGTTTGTGGTGACTGCCCTCACGGCTCTTCTGGCCTTCCCCAATGAGTACACCAGGATGAGCACCAGTGAGCTCATTTCCGAGCTCTTCAATGACTGTGGGATTTTGGACTCGTCCAAGCTCTGTGAGTACGTGAATGATTTCAACAGCACCAAAGGGGATGACCTACCGGACCGAGCTGCTGGCCCTGGTGTTTACACTGCCATGTGGCAGCTGGCTTTGGCCCTGGTCATGAAAGTCTTCATCACCATCTTCACCTTTGGCATGAAG GTGCCGTCGGGGCTGTTCATCCCCAGCATGGCCGTGGGGGCCATCGCCGGCCGCCTGCTCGGCGTAACCGTGGAGCAGTTGGCTTATTACCACCATGACTGGGCCATCTTCAGCGGCTGGTGCAGCCAAGGAGCCGACTGCATCACGCCCGGCCTCTACGCCATGGTTGGGGCTGCGGCCTGTCTGG GTGGGGTGACCCGGATGACCGTGTCGCTGGTGGTCATCATGTTTGAGCTCACCGGTGGGCTGGAGTACATCGTTCCCCTGATGGCAGCGGCCATGACCAGCAAGTGGGTGGCCGATGCCATTGGGCGAGAGGGCATCTACGACGCCCACATTCGCCTCAACGGGTACCCTTTCTTGGAAGCCAAAGAAGAGTTCTCCCACAAGACACTGGCCATGGATGTCATGAGGCCCCGGAGGAACGACCCTCCTCTGACTGTCATCACTCAGGACAGCATGAGCGTAGAAGATGTTGAGACCATCATCAACGAAACCACGTACAGTGGCTATCCCGTGGTGGTGTCACGGGAGTCCCAGAGGCTTGTCGGCTTCGTCCTCAGGAGAGACCTCATCATTTCAATCG AAAATGCCCGGAAGAAGCAGGATGGGATTGTGAGCACTTCAGTTATTTATTTCACTGACCACTCTCCTCCGCTGCCTCCGAGCTCTCCCTCGATGCTGAAACTCAGGAGCATCCTGGACCTCAGTCCTTTCACAGTGACAGACCAAACCCCCATGGAAATCGTCGTGGATATCTTCCGCAAGCTGGGGTTGCGCCAGTGCCTGGTTACTCACAACGG GAAGCTGCTCGGCATCATTACCAAAAAGGATGTATTAAAGCACATTGCACAGCTGGCTAACCAGGACCCGGATTCCATCCTCTTCAATTAA